CCGGCAGGCCGTCGAGCTCGCCCGGGAGCACCGGCCCGACCTGGTCATCCTGGACGTGAAGATGCCCGTCCTGGACGGGATCTCCGCCGCCGAGAAGATCGCGGAGGAGTCCATCGCCCCCGTGCTCATGCTCACCGCGTTCTCGCAGCGGGACCTCGTCGAGCGGGCCCGCGACGCCGGTGCCATGGCGTACCTCGTGAAGCCGTTCAGCAAGAGCGACGTCGTGCCGGCCATCGAGATGGCCGTCTCGCGCTTCGCGGAGCTCAAGGCCCTGGAGAAGGAGGTCGCCGACCTCTCCCTGCGGCTGGAGACCCGCAAGCTCGTGGACCGGGCCAAGAGCATCCTGCAGACCCAGTACGGCCTCACCGAGCCGGCCGCCTTCCGCTGGATCCAGAAGACCTCCATGGACCGCCGCATGTCGATGCAGCAGGTCGCCGAGGCGGTCATCGAGGACGCCGAGGAGAAGAAGAACGCCGCGAAGGGCTGACGCCGCCCTCGCCCCGCCCCCGCGGGCGGGGCGCCCGGCCGGTCCCGGACGTGCGTGGGGCCCGCCTCCCCCGAGGGAGGCGGGCCCCACGCGTCTGTCGGACCGCCGGCGCTCAGTCCTCGCCGAGGTACGCCTTGCGGACGTCCTCGTTGTGGAGGAGTTCCTGGCCGGTGCCGGAGAGCACGATCCTGCCGATCTCCATCACGTGGGCCTGGTCGGCCAGCGAGAGCGCGGCCTGGGCGTTCTGCTCGACCAGCAGGATGGTGGTCCCGGTGGCCTTGAGCTCGGTGATGGTCGCCATGATCTTCTGCATCATCAGCGGGGACAGGCCCATGGACGGCTCGTCCAGCATCAGCAGCTTGGGCTGGCACATCAGCGCCCTGCCCATGGCGAGCATCTGCTGCTCACCGCCCGAGAGGGTGCCCGCGGCCTGCTTGCGGCGCTCTCCCAGGATCGGGAAGAGGTCGTAGGCGCGCTGGATGTCCTTCTCGATGCCCTCTTTGTCGGTGCGCAGGAACGCGCCGAGCTGGAGGTTCTCGGTGATCGTCAGCCGGGGGAAGATGTGCCGGCCCTCGGGGGAGTGGGCCAGCTTCATGGCGACGATCTTGTGGGCGGGGACGTTGGCCAGGGGCTTCCCGTCGAAGGTGACGCTTCCCGCGCTGGGTTTCAGGAGCCCGGAGAGGGTGCGCAGGGTGGTCGTCTTGCCGGCGCCGTTGGTGCCGACGAGGCAGACGATCTCGCCTTCGTTGACCTCGAAGGAGATTCCCTTGACGGCCTCGATCTTGCCGTAGGCGACCTTGAGGTCCTCGACCTTGAGCAGTGCGGTCACTTGGCCTCTCCTTCCGTGCTGGTGGTGCTGCTCTCCGCCGCGGTGGAGCCCTCGGCCGGCGCGGGGTCCGGCGTCGTGTCCGGCGTCGTGTCCGGCGTCGTGCCGGCGGCCCCGGCCGCCGGTTCGGCGGTCGGGTTCGGCGTCGGCTTCGGCTCGGCCGTCGGGCCCGCGGCCGCGGCGGCTCCGGCCGAGGCTTCGGCGGCCTCGACCTCGGCGACCTCGTCGGCGCCCGGGTCGCCCTCGAAGGGTTCGCCGAGGTAGGCGGCGATGACGCGCTCGTCGCCCTGGACCTCGGACGCGGTGCCCTCGATGAGCTTCTCGCCCTGGACGAGGCAGGCGACGCGGTCGCAGAGGTTGAAGATGAAGCGCATGTCGTGCTCGATGACGAGGACGGCGATGCCCATGTCGCGGATGGCGAAGATGAGCTCTTCGGCGGCGCGGGTCTCCTGCGGGTTCATGCCGGCGGTGGGCTCGTCGAGGAGGAGCAGGCCGGGGTCGCTGGCGAGGGCGCGGGCGATTTCGAGCTTGCGCTGCTCGCCGTACGGGAGGTTCTTGGCCAGGTGCTGGGCCTTGTTCTCCAGTCCGATGAACGTGAGGAGTTCCATGGCGCGGGCTTCGGAGGCGGCTTCGGCGCGCTTGAAGCCGGGGCCGCGCAGGAGGGCGGACCAGAGGCCCTCCTTGGTCCGGGTGTGCCGTCCGACGAGGACGTTCTCCAGGACGGTCATGTTGGAGAAGAGCCGGATGTTCTGGAAGGTGCGGGCGATGCCGGCCTTGGTGACGAGGTGGGGCTTGGGCGGCAGGACGGTGCCCTTGTAGCTGACGGTTCCCTCGGTGGGGACGTACAGCCCGGTGAGGCAGTTGAAGAAGGTGGTCTTGCCGGCGCCGTTGGGGCCGATGAGGCCGACGATCTCGCCCGCGTTGACCTGGAGGTCGACGGAGCGGACGGCGGTGAGGCCGCCGAACCGCATGGTGACGCCGCGGGCTTCGAGGACGGTCTCGCCGGTCGGCGCGGGGGCCGCGGTGGTGTCCGTGTCGGTGGTGTTCGTCATGGTGGTTACGCCCCCGCCTTGGCGGTGGCCAGGTCCGTGGGGCCCTGGTCAGCGGTGTCGTCGTGGTACTCGAGCTTCGCGCGCTTGTTGGCGATGAGGCCTTCGGGGCGGAAGCGCATGAGCAGGATGAGGGCGATGCCGAAGCCGAGGAGCTGGTA
Above is a window of Streptomyces subrutilus DNA encoding:
- a CDS encoding ANTAR domain-containing response regulator, whose product is MTAEHESTPTPDADQSHVPPLTTRVVIAEDEALIRLDLKEMLEEEGYSVVGEAGDGRQAVELAREHRPDLVILDVKMPVLDGISAAEKIAEESIAPVLMLTAFSQRDLVERARDAGAMAYLVKPFSKSDVVPAIEMAVSRFAELKALEKEVADLSLRLETRKLVDRAKSILQTQYGLTEPAAFRWIQKTSMDRRMSMQQVAEAVIEDAEEKKNAAKG
- a CDS encoding ABC transporter ATP-binding protein, with the translated sequence MTALLKVEDLKVAYGKIEAVKGISFEVNEGEIVCLVGTNGAGKTTTLRTLSGLLKPSAGSVTFDGKPLANVPAHKIVAMKLAHSPEGRHIFPRLTITENLQLGAFLRTDKEGIEKDIQRAYDLFPILGERRKQAAGTLSGGEQQMLAMGRALMCQPKLLMLDEPSMGLSPLMMQKIMATITELKATGTTILLVEQNAQAALSLADQAHVMEIGRIVLSGTGQELLHNEDVRKAYLGED
- a CDS encoding ABC transporter ATP-binding protein — protein: MTNTTDTDTTAAPAPTGETVLEARGVTMRFGGLTAVRSVDLQVNAGEIVGLIGPNGAGKTTFFNCLTGLYVPTEGTVSYKGTVLPPKPHLVTKAGIARTFQNIRLFSNMTVLENVLVGRHTRTKEGLWSALLRGPGFKRAEAASEARAMELLTFIGLENKAQHLAKNLPYGEQRKLEIARALASDPGLLLLDEPTAGMNPQETRAAEELIFAIRDMGIAVLVIEHDMRFIFNLCDRVACLVQGEKLIEGTASEVQGDERVIAAYLGEPFEGDPGADEVAEVEAAEASAGAAAAAGPTAEPKPTPNPTAEPAAGAAGTTPDTTPDTTPDPAPAEGSTAAESSTTSTEGEAK